The Amycolatopsis methanolica 239 nucleotide sequence CGACCACGTCGGCCCCGGCGTCGCGCATCGCGGACAGGATCTCGCCGGTGCCGACGCCGAAGTGGATGCGCGGCACGTCCAGGTCCGCGATCGCGCCGAGCACCCGTGCCGAGTGCGGCAGCACGAACTCGCGGTACTCGCGCAGGGTCAGTGCGCCGGCCCAGGAGTCGAACAGCTGCACCGCGTCGGCGCCGGCCTCGACCTGGCCGCGCAGGAAGGTCACCGCCATCTCAGCGAGCCGCCCGGCGAGGTCGTGCCACACCGCCGGCTCGGAGTGCATGAGGGCCTTGGTGCGCTCCCAGGTGCGGCTCGGGCCGCCCTCGATGAGGTAGGACGCGAGCGTGAACGGCGCGCCGGCGAACCCGATCAGCGGGGTCTCACCCAGCCGCTCGACCAGCAGCCGGGTGCCGTCCAGCACCGGCTCGAGCCGCTCGGGCTCCAGTACCGGCAGGCGGCGGACGGCGGCGGCGTCGCGCACCGGTTCGGTCACCACGGGGCCGGTGCCGGGCACGAGGTCGACGTCGATGCCCGCGGCGACCAGCGGCACCACGATGTCGCTGAAGAAGATGGCGGCGTCCACGCCGTGGCGGCGCACCGGCTGGAGCGTGATCTCGGCGATCATCTCCGGGTCGAAGCACGCCTTCATCATCGGCACGCCCTCGCGCAGCGCCCGGTACTCGGGCAGCGAGCGGCCTGCCTGGCGCATGAACCAGACGGGCAGCCGCGCGGGACGACGGCCGCGGGCGGCCGCCAGGAGGGGGGACCCGGCCAGGTCCCGGTGGGCCGTGCGTGGCCGCGACTGCGCAGTAG carries:
- the hemE gene encoding uroporphyrinogen decarboxylase; amino-acid sequence: MSTTAQSRPRTAHRDLAGSPLLAAARGRRPARLPVWFMRQAGRSLPEYRALREGVPMMKACFDPEMIAEITLQPVRRHGVDAAIFFSDIVVPLVAAGIDVDLVPGTGPVVTEPVRDAAAVRRLPVLEPERLEPVLDGTRLLVERLGETPLIGFAGAPFTLASYLIEGGPSRTWERTKALMHSEPAVWHDLAGRLAEMAVTFLRGQVEAGADAVQLFDSWAGALTLREYREFVLPHSARVLGAIADLDVPRIHFGVGTGEILSAMRDAGADVVGVDWRVPLDEAVRRLTAQGEPVPVVQGNLDPALLHASWPVIEAQVRRIAGEGRAAAAHIFNLGHGVMPNTDPDVLTRVVELVHSLEG